One window of Arthrobacter oryzae genomic DNA carries:
- a CDS encoding DUF58 domain-containing protein yields MAISGRFVLLALAGLAPVMLYPGWGTVLLVCAVLSALLLLDLALAASLRKITLDRALPGNVTLTSSCESVLTIGNTGSRPLRALVRDAWQPSAGAQNPRQRINVPAGERRRMKVTLHPSRRGDLKAPHVTLRALGPLQLGARQRTLPCPGAVRVLPPFHSRRHLPSKLRRLRELDGKAAVQIRGAGTEFDSLRDYVRGDDVRSIDWRASARRSPVVVRTWRPERDRRVVIMLDTSRTAAARIDDEPRLDTGIEAALLLAVLAERGGDRVDFFAFDRRTRGRAGSASKGNLLGQLVQAMAPLEPELIELDWSQVPGQIRKISAHRSLVVLLTPLDSGAPEEGLLPMAAQLAQQHVVVVASVRDPMLGTMQMERATAAEVFRASAAERALLEREAVAIQLRQMGVEVVDAEPHQLPPALADAYIRLKAAGKL; encoded by the coding sequence ATGGCCATTTCCGGACGGTTCGTACTTCTGGCGCTTGCGGGGCTGGCGCCTGTAATGCTGTACCCCGGCTGGGGCACGGTGTTGCTGGTCTGCGCGGTGCTGTCCGCTTTGCTGCTACTGGATCTCGCCCTGGCGGCCTCGCTCCGGAAGATCACGTTGGACCGCGCGCTCCCCGGCAATGTCACGCTGACAAGCAGCTGCGAATCCGTCCTGACCATCGGGAACACCGGTTCGCGCCCTCTCCGGGCCTTGGTGCGGGACGCCTGGCAGCCGTCCGCCGGTGCGCAGAATCCACGCCAGCGCATCAACGTGCCGGCCGGTGAACGGCGGCGCATGAAGGTGACGCTGCACCCTTCCCGGCGCGGCGACCTCAAGGCACCGCACGTGACCCTGCGCGCCTTGGGCCCGCTGCAGCTCGGCGCGCGGCAGCGGACGCTTCCCTGTCCCGGCGCCGTGCGGGTGCTCCCGCCGTTCCACTCCCGCCGCCATCTTCCGTCCAAGCTGCGCAGGCTGCGCGAGCTCGATGGAAAGGCGGCGGTCCAGATCAGGGGTGCCGGCACCGAGTTCGATTCCCTCCGCGACTACGTCCGCGGGGATGACGTGCGTTCCATTGACTGGCGCGCCAGCGCACGGCGGTCCCCCGTCGTCGTCCGCACCTGGCGTCCCGAACGGGACCGGCGCGTGGTGATCATGCTGGACACCTCACGGACTGCCGCTGCCAGGATCGACGACGAACCCCGCCTCGACACCGGGATCGAGGCCGCGCTCCTGCTGGCGGTCCTCGCGGAACGCGGCGGTGACCGCGTGGATTTTTTCGCCTTCGACCGGCGCACCCGGGGACGGGCCGGATCCGCGTCAAAAGGCAACCTGCTCGGTCAGCTCGTGCAGGCCATGGCGCCGCTGGAACCGGAGCTCATTGAGCTGGACTGGAGCCAGGTTCCGGGCCAGATCCGGAAGATTTCCGCGCACCGCTCGCTGGTGGTGCTGCTGACCCCGCTGGACAGCGGCGCGCCGGAAGAGGGACTGCTGCCGATGGCAGCGCAATTGGCGCAGCAGCACGTTGTGGTGGTTGCCTCAGTGCGGGACCCGATGCTCGGTACGATGCAGATGGAACGCGCGACGGCGGCGGAGGTGTTCCGCGCGTCAGCCGCCGAACGCGCACTGCTGGAACGAGAGGCAGTGGCCATCCAGCTGCGCCAGATGGGCGTTGAAGTGGTGGACGCCGAGCCCCATCAGCTGCCGCCGGCACTGGCCGACGCGTATATCCGTCTGAAAGCGGCGGGAAAATTATGA
- a CDS encoding DUF4166 domain-containing protein: MNTPIYERALGGDFARLQPELQEYFSLAPGSGQYGVGEGVFDVVGCRQQWLRPLLRLTTGEEAFFPEYGEGVPFRIENHAHLDPFGRSSLTARREIHFPGRTRLFHDTTSFDESRSTPGLVDYVGRYRRLVTDLNLSVTAEGRLRGVSEASRLFLGPLRIPLPAAVDAKAYAEQWWEPSAGTQGKHRIQVKVIQPQLGLVLVYAGSFDYRLRSYPGGATGPGHLPGYARPDRWESRL, encoded by the coding sequence GTGAACACGCCCATCTATGAACGTGCCCTGGGCGGCGACTTTGCCCGCCTGCAGCCCGAACTCCAGGAGTACTTTTCGCTCGCTCCCGGTTCAGGCCAATACGGCGTTGGCGAGGGGGTGTTCGACGTCGTAGGGTGCCGGCAGCAGTGGCTGCGTCCGCTGTTGCGGCTTACCACCGGGGAGGAGGCATTCTTCCCGGAATACGGTGAGGGCGTTCCGTTCCGGATCGAAAACCACGCGCACCTCGATCCGTTCGGACGATCGAGCCTCACCGCCAGGCGCGAAATCCACTTTCCCGGCCGCACACGGCTGTTCCATGACACCACCAGCTTTGACGAGTCCCGCAGCACCCCGGGGCTGGTGGACTACGTCGGCCGCTACCGGCGCCTGGTCACGGACCTCAACCTCAGCGTGACCGCCGAAGGCAGGCTGCGCGGCGTCTCCGAAGCGTCCCGGCTGTTCCTGGGTCCCCTGCGTATCCCCCTGCCGGCGGCCGTGGATGCCAAGGCTTACGCGGAGCAGTGGTGGGAACCGTCCGCCGGAACGCAGGGCAAGCACCGGATCCAGGTCAAGGTGATCCAGCCCCAGCTGGGACTCGTGCTGGTTTATGCCGGGAGCTTCGACTACAGGCTCCGCTCCTACCCCGGCGGCGCAACGGGGCCGGGCCATCTCCCCGGCTACGCCCGGCCGGACAGGTGGGAGAGCCGCCTCTAG
- a CDS encoding chorismate mutase: MTEQNQDFPDAESYDPSASSLAGQVDPSVMAELLSIRSSIDNIDATLVFLLAERFKATQKVGFLKAAHRLPAGDPGRETAQIARLRRLAEEAHLDPAFAEKFLNFIIGEVIRHHEAIAEDHQAAESNGTTAGQPLRSTPAPSTAVDA; this comes from the coding sequence ATGACCGAGCAGAACCAAGATTTTCCGGACGCCGAATCCTACGACCCCTCAGCCAGCTCATTGGCCGGACAGGTGGACCCATCGGTCATGGCGGAACTGCTGTCCATCCGGTCCAGCATCGACAACATCGACGCCACTCTGGTCTTCCTGCTGGCCGAACGGTTCAAGGCCACGCAGAAGGTCGGTTTCCTGAAGGCCGCGCACCGGCTGCCCGCAGGGGACCCGGGCCGGGAGACCGCCCAGATCGCCCGGCTGCGCCGCCTCGCCGAGGAAGCCCACCTGGATCCGGCGTTTGCGGAGAAGTTCCTGAATTTCATCATCGGCGAAGTGATCCGGCACCACGAAGCCATTGCCGAGGACCACCAGGCCGCGGAGAGCAACGGAACGACTGCCGGCCAGCCGCTGCGTTCCACGCCCGCACCGTCCACCGCCGTCGACGCCTAG
- a CDS encoding ABC transporter ATP-binding protein: MTINIDKRRTGPVLDIDHLKVTFATDAGDVYAVKDVSLEVNPGEVVAIVGESGSGKTVTAKTILGLLPETAISSGAVLINGNNVISVSPAKLRQIRGRDVAMVFQEPSTALNPVFTVGWQIAEGIRAHAEGKGGRVSAKEAKSRAVEALRKVGIPDAEKRVDYYPHQFSGGQKQRVVIAAALALNPGLIVADEPTTALDVTVQAEILQLLRDLRDKYGTSIVLITHNMGVVADLADRVVVMYQGDVVEEATAKVLFAEPKQDYTRKLLAAVPHLGRNSASQGMTARAHQDRKVLVEAKGLTIEYPGRLGSPGFKAVDGVSFTLSEGEVFGLVGESGSGKTTIGRAIAGLNRTTGGSLKVLDYEMLNLKERTFKPLRKDIGFVFQDPAASFNPQLTIGDCVAEPLIIHSNPTPAQARKRVGELLESVQLPASYADRFPHELSGGQRQRASLARALILNPKLLIADEPTSALDVSVQAVVLELFKDIQEEFGFAALFISHDLAVVDILSHWVGVLYKGKLVEQGLGTQVMGAPQHDYTRRLIASLPVPDPEEQAKRRELNRSLLAG; the protein is encoded by the coding sequence ATGACCATCAACATCGACAAGCGCCGCACCGGGCCGGTCCTGGACATCGACCACCTTAAGGTCACGTTCGCCACCGATGCCGGTGACGTATACGCCGTCAAGGACGTCAGCCTTGAGGTCAATCCGGGCGAAGTCGTGGCAATTGTCGGCGAATCCGGTTCGGGCAAGACCGTGACCGCCAAGACCATCCTGGGACTGCTTCCGGAAACGGCCATCAGCTCCGGAGCGGTCCTGATTAACGGCAACAACGTGATCAGCGTCAGCCCCGCCAAGCTCCGGCAGATCCGCGGCAGGGACGTCGCCATGGTTTTCCAGGAGCCGTCCACCGCGCTGAACCCCGTCTTTACCGTCGGGTGGCAGATCGCTGAAGGCATCCGGGCCCACGCCGAGGGCAAAGGCGGCCGGGTGTCCGCCAAGGAAGCCAAGTCGCGTGCCGTCGAAGCCCTCCGGAAAGTGGGGATCCCGGACGCCGAAAAACGGGTGGATTACTATCCCCACCAGTTTTCCGGGGGCCAGAAGCAGCGTGTCGTCATTGCCGCCGCGCTGGCACTCAACCCAGGCCTGATCGTTGCCGATGAACCCACAACAGCCCTGGATGTCACGGTCCAGGCGGAGATCCTCCAGCTCCTGAGGGACCTGAGGGACAAGTACGGCACCTCAATCGTGCTGATCACGCACAACATGGGCGTGGTGGCGGATCTGGCCGACCGGGTAGTGGTGATGTACCAGGGCGACGTCGTCGAGGAGGCAACGGCCAAGGTCCTGTTCGCCGAGCCGAAGCAGGACTACACGCGGAAACTCCTGGCCGCCGTCCCACACCTGGGCAGGAATTCCGCGTCCCAGGGAATGACGGCGCGGGCCCATCAGGACCGAAAGGTCCTGGTGGAAGCCAAGGGACTGACCATCGAATACCCCGGAAGGCTCGGCAGCCCCGGCTTCAAGGCAGTGGACGGCGTGAGCTTCACGCTGTCAGAAGGCGAGGTGTTCGGCCTCGTCGGTGAATCGGGGTCCGGCAAGACCACCATCGGACGCGCCATCGCCGGCCTCAACCGCACCACCGGCGGCAGCCTGAAGGTGCTGGACTACGAGATGCTGAACCTCAAGGAGCGGACGTTCAAGCCCCTCCGCAAGGACATCGGGTTCGTGTTCCAGGATCCCGCAGCGTCCTTCAACCCGCAGCTGACCATCGGCGACTGCGTTGCCGAACCGCTCATCATCCACAGCAATCCCACGCCCGCCCAGGCGCGGAAGCGCGTCGGTGAGCTCCTCGAATCGGTGCAGCTGCCGGCGTCGTACGCTGACCGGTTCCCGCACGAACTGTCCGGCGGACAGCGCCAGCGTGCGTCATTGGCCCGGGCCTTGATCCTGAACCCGAAGCTGCTGATCGCCGACGAACCGACCTCGGCGCTGGATGTTTCGGTCCAGGCCGTGGTGCTGGAGCTGTTCAAGGACATCCAGGAGGAGTTCGGGTTCGCCGCGCTGTTCATCAGCCACGACCTCGCCGTCGTGGACATCCTGTCCCATTGGGTCGGGGTGCTCTACAAGGGCAAGCTCGTGGAACAGGGGCTTGGCACCCAGGTGATGGGCGCACCCCAGCACGACTACACGCGCCGGCTGATCGCGTCGCTGCCCGTCCCTGACCCGGAGGAACAGGCCAAGCGCCGGGAATTGAACCGTTCGCTGCTCGCCGGCTAG
- a CDS encoding ABC transporter permease, producing the protein MSTDSLTTAYKDPRASWFGRLPVVSHFNKSVGLQRGMLVTGLVLTAVFLLTAIFAPLIAPYGFSQISDADGGFPAQQAPGGKHLWGTTVGGYDVFSRVVWGAQTAVMVIVVAVVMSIFIGVVLGLVSGYIGGWLDRILVVIADAVYAFPSLLVAIVMAIVISGGRSSLWGGIVAAAISITVVFIPQYFRVIRAETIRLKAEPFVESAKVVGASNVRIMSRHIFKNATRTLPLIFTLNASEAILTLAGLGFLGFGIEPTSAAEWGFDLNKALADTTSGIWWTGVFPGLAIVLTVLGLTLVGESINDLNDPRLRGRKKAASGKGGPDSTAGAQAALRAEVSSS; encoded by the coding sequence ATGAGCACCGATTCCCTGACTACTGCCTACAAGGACCCGCGGGCCTCGTGGTTCGGCCGCCTGCCCGTGGTCTCACATTTCAACAAGAGCGTCGGATTACAGCGCGGAATGCTCGTCACCGGTCTCGTCCTGACTGCCGTCTTCCTGCTCACCGCAATTTTCGCGCCGCTCATCGCCCCCTACGGCTTCTCGCAGATTTCCGACGCCGACGGCGGGTTCCCTGCCCAGCAGGCGCCGGGCGGAAAGCATCTCTGGGGCACCACCGTGGGCGGCTATGACGTCTTCTCCCGGGTTGTCTGGGGTGCGCAGACCGCCGTCATGGTGATTGTTGTTGCCGTGGTGATGTCCATCTTCATCGGCGTTGTCCTGGGCCTGGTCAGCGGCTACATCGGCGGCTGGCTGGACCGGATCCTCGTGGTGATCGCCGACGCCGTCTACGCTTTCCCGTCCCTCCTGGTGGCCATTGTGATGGCCATCGTCATCAGCGGCGGCAGGTCCAGCCTGTGGGGCGGCATCGTGGCGGCGGCAATTTCCATCACCGTGGTGTTCATCCCGCAGTACTTCCGGGTGATCAGGGCCGAAACCATCCGTCTCAAGGCCGAGCCTTTCGTGGAATCCGCGAAGGTGGTAGGAGCGTCGAATGTCCGGATCATGAGCCGGCACATCTTCAAGAACGCCACCCGCACCCTGCCGCTGATCTTCACGCTCAACGCCTCCGAGGCAATCCTTACCCTTGCCGGCCTGGGCTTCCTGGGCTTCGGCATTGAGCCGACGTCGGCGGCAGAGTGGGGCTTTGACCTCAACAAGGCCCTGGCAGACACCACCTCGGGCATCTGGTGGACCGGCGTGTTCCCGGGCCTGGCGATTGTGCTGACCGTCCTGGGACTCACGCTCGTCGGCGAGAGCATCAACGACCTCAACGACCCGCGGCTGCGCGGACGCAAGAAGGCAGCGTCCGGCAAGGGCGGTCCGGATTCCACCGCAGGCGCGCAGGCGGCGCTCCGAGCAGAAGTGAGCAGTTCATGA
- a CDS encoding ABC transporter permease, which produces MTTLIEAPPTDADGLLPSKKKSSGGGLGQYILIRFLLIFPTILILVTMVFFLMRITGDPITAALGGRLPPEQLAERITAAGYDRPILVQYFEYLGQLMTGNFGTTLSDNRQVTEMLTTYGSATLELTINALLVALLVGIPLGMIAAHRRDKAPDAVLRIFAILCYATPVFFSGLLFKLTFAVWLGWLPVAGRAKTSSELELTALQAPTGIYWLDALRSGNMAALADVTAHAVLPALALGLLTAGIFLRLVRTNVIGTLGKDYVEAGRSRGVSEFRLVTKHAYKPALIPIITVMGLQIAVLLGGAVLTETTFEWKGLGFQLATYLTARDFVAVQGIVVLLAVIVAVTNFIVDIVAALIDPRVRY; this is translated from the coding sequence ATGACAACACTGATTGAGGCGCCGCCAACCGACGCCGACGGGCTATTGCCGTCAAAGAAGAAGTCGTCCGGCGGGGGACTGGGCCAATACATCCTGATCAGGTTCCTCCTGATTTTTCCAACCATCCTGATCCTGGTCACGATGGTGTTCTTCCTGATGCGCATCACCGGTGATCCCATAACTGCCGCGCTGGGCGGGCGGCTCCCGCCCGAACAACTGGCGGAGCGGATCACTGCGGCCGGCTATGACCGGCCGATCCTCGTGCAGTACTTCGAGTATCTCGGGCAACTGATGACCGGCAATTTCGGCACCACGCTGTCAGACAACCGGCAGGTGACGGAGATGCTGACCACCTACGGTTCGGCCACTCTGGAACTGACCATCAATGCGCTGCTGGTTGCCCTTCTGGTGGGCATCCCGCTCGGCATGATTGCCGCGCACCGCCGCGACAAGGCGCCCGACGCCGTGCTGCGCATCTTTGCGATCCTTTGCTACGCCACGCCGGTCTTCTTCTCCGGACTGCTGTTCAAGCTGACCTTCGCGGTGTGGCTGGGATGGCTCCCCGTAGCCGGGCGGGCCAAAACATCCAGTGAACTGGAGCTCACGGCTCTGCAGGCACCCACCGGGATTTACTGGCTGGACGCCCTCCGAAGCGGCAATATGGCTGCACTGGCCGACGTCACGGCCCATGCGGTGCTGCCGGCCCTCGCGCTCGGACTGCTGACGGCGGGCATCTTCCTGCGGCTGGTCCGCACCAACGTCATCGGCACGCTCGGCAAGGACTACGTGGAAGCCGGCCGTTCCCGCGGAGTCAGCGAATTCCGCCTGGTGACCAAGCATGCCTACAAGCCGGCGCTCATTCCCATCATCACCGTGATGGGCCTGCAGATCGCCGTCCTGCTCGGCGGCGCGGTGCTGACCGAGACAACCTTTGAATGGAAAGGCCTGGGCTTCCAGCTGGCCACCTACCTGACGGCCCGTGACTTCGTGGCTGTCCAGGGCATCGTGGTCCTCCTCGCAGTGATCGTGGCCGTGACCAACTTCATCGTGGACATCGTCGCCGCGCTGATCGACCCCCGCGTGAGGTACTGA
- a CDS encoding ABC transporter substrate-binding protein produces the protein MAMNKKALHSAIALAGVSAFALTACTGPSGGGGTSTGGAGGGTITYGTTDKVVTLDPAGSYDAGSFMVMNQIYPFLLNAKPGTADASPDIAESAEFTSPTEYTVKLKSDLKFANGHALTSSDVKFSIDRVVSIADDNGPASLLGNLDSVTAKDDSTVVFTLKAGNDQVFPGVLAANAGPIIDEEVFPADKLMSDDDIVKGKPFAGPYTIESYKKNELVSLKANPDYKGLLGKPANDGASIKYYADSNNLKLDVQQGNIDVAGRSLTATDAADLEKDSKVTVHKGPGGELRYIVFNFDTMPFGAKAADADPAKALAVRQAMANIVDRDAIATQVYKGTYLPAYSVVPDGFAGAIQPLKEMYGDGSGKPSLDKAKKAFTDAGVTAPVNIKLQYNPDHYGKSSGDEYAMIKEQLEKSGLFKVDLQSTEWVTYSKDRTKDVYPVYQLGWFPDYSDADNYLTPFFVPGNFLKNHYENAAVTDLITKQLTTVDKAEREKVLGDAQTAVAKDLSTLPLLQGAQLMVAGKDVKGVEKTLDASFKTRLGVISK, from the coding sequence ATGGCAATGAACAAAAAGGCCCTGCACAGCGCTATCGCGCTCGCGGGTGTTTCCGCGTTTGCACTGACAGCCTGCACGGGCCCGTCCGGCGGCGGCGGAACTTCCACCGGCGGCGCCGGAGGCGGAACCATCACCTACGGCACCACCGACAAGGTCGTCACCCTCGATCCTGCGGGCTCGTACGACGCCGGTTCCTTTATGGTGATGAACCAGATCTACCCCTTCCTGCTCAATGCCAAGCCCGGCACGGCTGATGCTTCTCCCGACATCGCGGAATCCGCCGAATTCACCAGCCCCACGGAATACACCGTGAAGCTCAAGTCGGACCTCAAATTTGCCAACGGTCACGCCCTCACGTCGTCGGACGTGAAGTTCTCCATCGACCGCGTTGTCAGCATCGCGGACGACAACGGTCCGGCCTCCCTCCTCGGAAACCTGGACTCGGTCACAGCCAAAGACGACTCCACGGTCGTCTTCACGCTCAAAGCCGGCAACGACCAGGTCTTCCCCGGTGTTCTGGCCGCCAACGCCGGACCGATCATCGATGAAGAGGTCTTCCCGGCGGACAAGCTGATGAGCGACGACGACATCGTCAAGGGCAAGCCTTTCGCCGGCCCTTACACCATCGAGAGCTACAAGAAGAACGAGCTCGTCAGCCTGAAGGCCAACCCGGACTACAAGGGCCTGCTGGGCAAGCCCGCCAACGACGGCGCGAGCATCAAGTACTACGCCGACTCGAACAACCTCAAGCTGGACGTCCAGCAGGGGAACATCGACGTCGCCGGCCGCAGCCTCACGGCAACGGACGCCGCCGACCTTGAGAAGGACTCCAAGGTCACGGTCCACAAGGGCCCCGGCGGCGAGCTGCGCTACATCGTGTTCAACTTTGACACCATGCCGTTTGGTGCCAAGGCCGCCGACGCGGATCCCGCCAAGGCACTCGCCGTTCGCCAGGCCATGGCAAACATCGTGGACCGGGACGCCATCGCAACCCAGGTTTACAAGGGCACCTACCTGCCGGCGTACTCCGTGGTCCCTGACGGCTTCGCCGGGGCGATCCAGCCCCTGAAGGAAATGTATGGCGACGGCAGCGGCAAGCCCAGCCTGGACAAGGCCAAGAAGGCCTTCACCGATGCAGGCGTCACGGCTCCGGTCAACATCAAGCTGCAGTACAACCCGGACCACTACGGCAAGTCCTCGGGCGACGAGTACGCCATGATCAAGGAGCAGCTGGAGAAGTCCGGCCTGTTCAAGGTGGACCTGCAGTCCACCGAATGGGTCACGTATTCAAAGGACCGAACCAAGGACGTCTACCCCGTGTACCAGCTGGGCTGGTTCCCGGACTACTCGGATGCGGACAACTACCTGACGCCGTTCTTTGTTCCGGGCAACTTCCTCAAGAACCACTACGAGAACGCGGCTGTGACGGACCTGATCACCAAGCAGCTCACCACGGTTGACAAGGCAGAGCGCGAGAAGGTCCTGGGTGACGCCCAGACGGCGGTCGCCAAGGATCTCTCCACGCTGCCGCTGCTGCAGGGTGCCCAGCTCATGGTCGCCGGCAAGGATGTCAAGGGTGTCGAAAAGACCCTCGATGCATCCTTCAAGACCCGTCTTGGCGTAATTTCCAAGTAG
- a CDS encoding caspase family protein, producing the protein MSKAALCVGINEFEHLPKSSWLQGCVNDARDLAGLLQSGYGFAEADISLLLDSQATKNQVMAELDSLLDRAAAGELQHIVFTFSSHGTQIPDSSDDEADRLDEAFACYDINNTGDSWDPATVISDDELFALFARLPDGVLMDVVLDTCHSGTGLKSLDLLPGRRPRFLPAPTARGVADTEFRDTRALRDLVKAGRGVKPVLLAACRADQTAADAFLEGRYNGAFTYNFIRAVRGDGALGRAEILKLVSKGLRAGGFDQVAQLEGSTAARKAPWGS; encoded by the coding sequence ATGAGCAAAGCCGCCCTCTGTGTGGGGATCAACGAATTTGAACATCTGCCGAAGTCCAGCTGGCTGCAGGGTTGCGTCAATGACGCCCGCGATCTCGCCGGACTGCTGCAGTCCGGGTATGGCTTCGCCGAGGCGGACATCTCCCTGTTGCTCGATTCGCAGGCCACGAAGAACCAGGTCATGGCGGAGCTTGATTCTCTCCTGGACCGCGCCGCCGCCGGCGAACTCCAGCACATCGTCTTTACGTTCTCCAGCCACGGAACGCAGATTCCGGACAGCAGCGATGACGAGGCGGACCGGCTGGACGAGGCCTTCGCCTGCTACGACATCAACAACACGGGCGACTCGTGGGATCCTGCCACGGTGATTTCGGACGACGAATTATTCGCCCTCTTTGCGCGGCTTCCGGACGGTGTCCTCATGGACGTTGTCTTGGATACCTGCCACAGCGGTACCGGCCTGAAATCGCTGGACCTGCTGCCCGGGCGAAGGCCCCGGTTCCTGCCGGCGCCCACAGCGCGGGGCGTTGCCGACACCGAGTTCAGGGACACCAGGGCCCTGCGGGACCTGGTCAAAGCCGGCCGGGGTGTCAAACCGGTCCTCCTGGCCGCCTGCCGGGCCGACCAGACCGCCGCCGACGCCTTCCTGGAGGGCCGCTACAACGGGGCCTTCACGTACAACTTCATCCGAGCCGTCAGGGGCGACGGCGCGCTGGGCCGGGCGGAGATCCTGAAGCTGGTCAGCAAGGGCCTGCGGGCAGGCGGCTTTGACCAGGTGGCACAGCTGGAGGGCTCGACGGCGGCGCGGAAGGCTCCCTGGGGAAGCTGA
- the mnmA gene encoding tRNA 2-thiouridine(34) synthase MnmA, whose translation MSGGVDSAVAAARAVEAGHDVVGVHLALSRMPGTLRTGSRGCCTIEDSRDAWRACDVLGIPYYVWDFSERFKEDVVQDFIDEYAAGRTPNPCMRCNERIKFAALLEKAIALGFDAVCTGHYAKVITDAEGNPELHRAADWAKDQSYVLGVLTHEQLKHSMFPLADTPSKAEVRAEAERRGLSVANKPDSHDICFIPDGDTAGWLAEKIDMTTGDIVDETGSKVGEHPGANAFTVGQRRGLKLGTPAADGKPRFVLEIRPKENKVVVGPEALLAIDEIRGIKVSWAGVPIAEIATGEEFDCHAQVRAHGDPVPATAHTELLTDDDGAERTNLVVTLTTPLRGVAPGQTVVLYQGSRVLGQATIDAARSLQRAAL comes from the coding sequence ATGAGCGGCGGAGTCGATTCCGCCGTAGCCGCCGCCCGCGCCGTCGAGGCGGGACACGACGTCGTCGGTGTCCACCTGGCGTTGTCGAGGATGCCCGGAACGCTCCGTACCGGCAGCCGCGGGTGCTGCACCATCGAGGACTCCCGCGACGCCTGGCGTGCCTGTGACGTGCTGGGCATCCCGTACTACGTGTGGGACTTCTCCGAGCGGTTCAAGGAAGACGTAGTCCAGGACTTCATCGACGAGTACGCCGCCGGACGCACTCCGAACCCCTGCATGCGCTGCAACGAACGCATCAAGTTTGCGGCGCTGCTGGAAAAGGCCATCGCGCTGGGGTTCGATGCCGTCTGCACCGGCCACTACGCCAAGGTGATCACGGACGCAGAAGGAAACCCGGAACTCCACCGGGCGGCCGACTGGGCCAAGGACCAGAGCTATGTGCTCGGCGTGCTCACCCACGAACAGCTCAAGCACTCCATGTTCCCGCTGGCGGACACTCCCTCGAAGGCTGAAGTGCGCGCGGAGGCTGAACGCCGCGGGCTCTCCGTGGCCAACAAGCCGGACAGCCACGACATCTGCTTCATTCCGGACGGCGATACCGCCGGGTGGCTCGCGGAAAAGATTGACATGACCACCGGCGACATCGTGGACGAAACCGGGTCCAAGGTGGGCGAGCACCCCGGCGCCAACGCGTTCACGGTGGGCCAGCGCCGCGGCCTCAAGCTGGGCACTCCCGCCGCCGATGGCAAGCCGCGGTTCGTCCTGGAGATCCGGCCCAAGGAAAACAAGGTGGTGGTGGGCCCTGAGGCGCTGCTGGCCATCGATGAGATCCGCGGCATCAAGGTCTCCTGGGCCGGCGTGCCCATCGCGGAAATTGCCACCGGCGAGGAGTTTGACTGCCACGCTCAGGTCCGCGCCCATGGCGATCCCGTTCCCGCGACCGCCCATACGGAACTTTTGACGGACGACGACGGCGCGGAGCGGACGAACCTTGTGGTGACGCTGACTACTCCGCTGCGCGGAGTGGCTCCCGGACAGACAGTGGTGCTGTACCAGGGAAGCCGGGTCCTGGGGCAGGCGACCATCGACGCAGCGCGCTCGCTGCAGCGCGCAGCACTCTAG